A single window of Montipora capricornis isolate CH-2021 chromosome 14, ASM3666992v2, whole genome shotgun sequence DNA harbors:
- the LOC138032851 gene encoding uncharacterized protein yields the protein MSTRSYTYARHRNEVGDDYHEDYDVSGGFSYGTSGFSYGSGSSSYGSRGFAYGTTSYADDVEEDESESEEDGEDEDENEDENDDNGQEEEKIEISAVSEEISQLSVESFITIMKHK from the exons ATGTCGA CTCGTAGCTACACCTACGCTCGCCATCGGAATGAGGTTGGTGATGATTATCATGAGGACTATGATGTATCTGGAGGGTTCAGTTACGGGACGAGTGGGTTCAGTTACGGGTCTGGTTCGTCTAGTTACGGGTCTAGAGGGTTCGCTTACGGGACAACCAGTTACGCCGACGATGTTGAAGAGGACGAAAGTGAAAGCGAAGAAGACGGTGAAGATGAGGATGAGAATGAAGACGAAAATGATGACAATGGccaagaagaagagaagatcGAAATAAGCGCGGTCAGTGAGGAGATATCTCAGCTATCAGTCGAGTCTTTTATCACCATCATGAAACACAAGTAA